One Oryza sativa Japonica Group chromosome 8, ASM3414082v1 DNA window includes the following coding sequences:
- the LOC9267255 gene encoding protein transport protein SEC31, producing the protein MDPAAARRKAERWIGVAEKLLMARDLEGCKQFVSQARADDPTVPGADDLAAAADILLSAQRRRLATGAPNPYAVLGLDCADPASRDPDVVHSAYRRLSLLLNRSHPDRPCLHAFADAARLVAEAWAFLFDPVRKASLDSSLDAAAAAAAPRPPPAPSPQKQQPQPQPRSPRPASPPPVPAAPEVASAVSTPPARPKRGRPPRAAKPQPTPERQQEAEVEAAATFWTACPSCCNLHEYTRSYEARTLLCPSCRKPFFAAAMATPPPIVPGTDMYYCSWGFFPMGFPGGPAFARPTSSSSSSSSSSSSSSSSPTKQAPAALGFYPMGPYSLPLPAQGDAAEGNAAVGSGDGTVTAPSPPPPPPAAAPLPVKPKLVKLGARKRGRPKSSKNKHVVIEIN; encoded by the coding sequence ATggatcccgccgccgcgcggcgcaaGGCCGAGCGGTGGATAGGCGTGGCGGAGAAGCTCCTGATGGCGCGGGACCTCGAGGGGTGCAAGCAGTTCGTCTCCCAGGCGCGCGCCGACGACCCGACCGtccccggcgccgacgacctggccgccgccgcggacatCCTGCTCTccgcgcagcggcggcgcctcgCGACGGGGGCGCCCAACCCGTACGCCGTCCTGGGGCTCGACTGCGCCGACCCCGCGTCCCGCGACCCCGACGTCGTCCACTCCGCCtaccgccgcctctccctcctcctcaacCGCTCCCACCCCGACCGCCCCTGCTTGCATGccttcgccgacgccgcccgcctcgTCGCCGAGGCGTGGGCGTTCCTGTTCGACCCTGTCCGCAAGGCCTCCCTCGACTCCAGCCTcgacgccgcagccgccgcggcggcaccTCGCCCGCCTCCCGCTCCCTCTCCACAgaagcagcagccgcagccgcagccgcggtCACCGCGGCCAGCCTCGCCACCGCCTGTTCCCGCGGCACCGGAGGTGGCCTCGGCGGtgtcgacgccgccggcgcggccaaAGCGCGGGCGGCCGCCACGCGCCGCTAAACCCCAACCGACGCCGGAGCGGCAgcaggaggcggaggtggaggcggcggcgacgttctGGACGGCCTGCCCGTCCTGCTGCAACCTGCACGAGTACACCCGCTCCTACGAGGCGCGCACGCTGCTCTGCCCCAGCTGCCGCAAGCCGTTCTTCGCCGCGGCaatggccacgccgccgcccatcgTGCCGGGCACCGACATGTACTACTGCTCATGGGGCTTCTTCCCGATGGGATTCCCCGGTGGCCCTGCGTTCGCTCGACCAAccagttcttcttcttcttcttcttcttcttcttcttcttcttcttcttcgccgaCGAAGCAAGCACCGGCTGCTCTGGGATTCTATCCAATGGGACCCTACTCCCTGCCATTGCCAGCTCAAGGCGACGCTGCCGAGGGCAATGCAGCAGTTGGTTCCGGTGATGGCACAGTGacagcgccgtcgccgccgccgccgccgccggcggcagcgccatTGCCGGTGAAGCCCAAACTTGTAAAGCTTGGGGCAAGGAAGCGAGGGAGGCCCAAAAGCAGTAAGAACAAGCATGTGGTGATCGAGATCAATTAG